From the Debaryomyces hansenii CBS767 chromosome F complete sequence genome, the window ATTTTCGATTGGGTATGGGTCTGGTGTGTTTGAACAAACGGGTTATAAAAAATCCAAGAAACCGCAGATTGATATGATCCACATGGTGGATAAACCGGCAGATTTTCACGAGCAGAATTTGGAACAGTTTTCGGGCCACTATTCAGGAATACGAATGTTTGGACCTGCCATTATACTGAAGATTCAAGAATACGGAGCAGGGGTTTACTTTAATCCGTATATAACGATGAATACCGAgtcaaagaagaataatataatcaagTATGGGATAATATCTGTTGAAAAAAGTTTGATTGATTTGAGCGAATGGTCCTCACTATACATAGCAGGAAGACTACAGAAGCCtgtcaaatatttgaaggatGCTGACCCAGCaataaaattcatcaatcagtacaatttgaaaaacgCCATGTCGGTAGGATTATTTTTACTTAAACCGTCTGAGTTTACCGAAATACAGTTATACGAAACGATAGCCAAAATATCGTACATGGGAGACCCCCGGATGCTAATTGGCGGTGAAAACCCAAATAAGGCTAGAAACATTGTTGGTAAACAATTTGAGAATTTTCAGAAGCTTTACAACCCATTATTGAActttttcattgaaaataatattttggtcGAACTTCAACCTGATGGTTCCAAAAGACGGTTTAAGAAGAACTTAGACAACGACAAAACTTCCAAAATAATCGGAAGCTTGCCGTTGCAGTTTAGACgaaaattatataagcGTTATACGTCAAAATTTGCCGAAGAATTATCGCAGGATCTGCAAGCTGAAGCCGTCATCAACGGACTCCACATAAACACAAATGGCGAAATAGGTCCCTTTACAAAAGCCATTGCCATGGACCCCCAATTACGGAAGAATCTCGTGAACAGCATCAAGCTCACAGTTACATTCCCGGCTCTCATACAAACGATCAAAGGCATATTTAGTGCTGGGATTATTAAGTCAATTAACTATGCGTGGGAAAAGCGCACAAAGTACCGTCATGGTTAGATACAGCTAGACCTATTTATTATTGCATAAACCGCATATTCTACTTCTACTATGTGCATTATCCCCTATTCATCCATTAAGACATCGAAATTGGCGTAAAAAATAATCGTTCATGCTCATATCCGTATATTTCTCTCTAAAAATAAGTTGAGATAACCATTTTCTTCCTTATAATAACCTAGACAcataaaattaattatatgccaattgaataaacaTTTTCGCTcgattctaataatttagtACTATGGTATTACTAGGGTTGATAAATGGCTGCAACATCCGGAATGCGACATTTCTAGATTCCACGACTTCCACGACATTTGTTTTGTGTGCAAGCCATGCTTGGGTTCGATCtgttattcaattgatgtCTAATAGTAAATCAGTCAATCGATAGTACCATAGTAAACCATGGCACTTAGAAACCACAAGGAATCAGCTTCTGAGTCCGAATCAAAACAACCCAGTAATTCTAGAGCTTCAAATAAAGCCAGAAATGCTGCAGCACAGGCGGCCCAAcaagaatttttattaaagcATATAAACTCAAATGGACCCCATGACAGACCTAAACCGCATCCGTTGgattttaattcattcaGCGAAGAAACGCTCGAGAAATACAACAAAAAGTACGGATTGAATTTTCCTCCtccattatcaattaatgGCCATATATTAAGTTCAGAGATAGGGAAGAAAACTTTTACAGctaaaaataataagaataaaataaGCAAGCCGGAACTTTCAAACAACTTAAAAAAGCACTTTTTAGCGTTACCATGCCGTGAAAACGAAATCATTGCTAATTTCATATATACTGTTAGAAATGAAGATCAGGACTTTAAGCtatctttcaaataagCCGTGAGGAgcaattattaatatttttttctttatcagtCATTGCATAGGTTGATTTATGGGTCAGAAAGCATTAGCGGTTTTGAATGATCTAGATGGTCGCCTACACATCAAGCTTTAATTCGTCGGATCAGCATTTGGAGTATTGAATAATCAACACAAATGAAAATGCAGATTTTTAAAAGGATACTTTTAACTGGactatattaaatatttaggggaatttgattttctaTTAGACACCCATTGGTATCAATTTATAGTTGAATATATTCGTAATTCGTTCTTAATTATGTACATATTAAATGCTATAGTTGTTTTGTGTAACATATGGATTTACTGTAGTTGATTAGATGAACAGCGGCGTTCAAATGTTCTAGT encodes:
- a CDS encoding DEHA2F19008p (some similarities with uniprot|P53230 Saccharomyces cerevisiae YGR046W) — its product is MIQTEIRVLRCLYINGKSRYSTSSANVYSDKIYKSVIDQGYKGLARHTIPENYGSNQIMASKNDEQLSQLIANFKSPIKFSIGYGSGVFEQTGYKKSKKPQIDMIHMVDKPADFHEQNLEQFSGHYSGIRMFGPAIISKIQEYGAGVYFNPYITMNTESKKNNIIKYGIISVEKSLIDLSEWSSLYIAGRLQKPVKYLKDADPAIKFINQYNLKNAMSVGLFLLKPSEFTEIQLYETIAKISYMGDPRMLIGGENPNKARNIVGKQFENFQKLYNPLLNFFIENNILVELQPDGSKRRFKKNLDNDKTSKIIGSLPLQFRRKLYKRYTSKFAEELSQDSQAEAVINGLHINTNGEIGPFTKAIAMDPQLRKNLVNSIKLTVTFPALIQTIKGIFSAGIIKSINYAWEKRTKYRHG
- a CDS encoding DEHA2F19030p (weakly similar to uniprot|P38429 Saccharomyces cerevisiae YMR263W SAP30 Subunit of a histone deacetylase complex), with amino-acid sequence MALRNHKESASESESKQPSNSRASNKARNAAAQAAQQEFLLKHINSNGPHDRPKPHPLDFNSFSEETLEKYNKKYGLNFPPPLSINGHILSSEIGKKTFTAKNNKNKISKPELSNNLKKHFLALPCRENEIIANFIYTVRNEDQDFKLSFK